In the genome of Raphanus sativus cultivar WK10039 chromosome 9, ASM80110v3, whole genome shotgun sequence, the window TTACACCCGTTGAGGTAATTATTTTCTAATCTGTTTGCAACTGTAGCTACTTGAAgtgttatttatttatcaaaagatGCAATTTATATCTCCATTGACAGGTTCTCTGTAAATCCTTTCCACCTGAGTTCACATCATACTTTCTCTATGTACGATCATTGCGGTTTGAAGACAAACCAGATTATCCATACCTAAAGAGGCTTTTCAGGGATCTGTTCATCCGAGAAGGTGGGGGAAAACTACTTATGCTTTAATATTTTcacataaacacacaaaaagtaaaagatttttttttttaaatgttatatatatttgcaGGTTATCAGTTTGACTATGTATTTGATTGGACAATCTTGAAGTATCCACAGTTCGGTTCAAGCTCCAGCTCCAGCTCCAAACCAAGAGTAAGTAACAATCATTTTCAATTCCTCTAGAGAGCATACTATCAAACAAACCCTCACTATTGTCTCTGTGTTTAAACAGTCAAGCCTCAGACCAGCTCTGAATCCCCCTGTGCCTTCTGCCGAGAGACCAGAAAAACCTTCAGGTAAGCCCCTCCTTAAGCTCTGTTGTTAGATCATATGAGAGAATCTATTGATTGAATACTGATGTTAAAGACATTGTTTGCTGCTGCACATTCTCTTCTCATAgtttatttgtttattgtatACAGCTGGACAAGACAGCCGTGAGAGATTCTCGGGTGCTTTTTTAGAGGCATATGCTAGAAGAAATGGCTCAGGAAGCGGTGCGGTTCAAACTGATAGATCTAGACCAAGAACCTCAGAGAATGTATTAGCATCATCAAAGGACACAACAACACCAGTGAGTCATCTTTAAAACATTATCAAAATCTTCTCATAAATGCTCTCGAAATACTTTTAAAACAATACAATCCTTCTCGGTTAGCAGAACTACGAGAGAATAGAAAGACCAATCTCTTCAACAAGACACGCAAGCTCTTCAAGAAAAGCCGCCATTGTTTCGAGCGTTCGAGCTACTTCTTCAGCTGACTTCACAGAGAGCCGCTCGAGCAGAGTTGTTCCAAACAATGGGCGTTCCTCAACCGCTCAAAGGACTCAGCATGTTCCTGACCCGACCACTACTAGACCATCGTCTTCTTCATTTTCCAGAGCTGCGCCATCGAGGACCGCTCGTGACATCACGCTCCAGAACTTTGAGCTACTCACCATAGGGAATGGGAAGAGGAAGTGAGAAGCTGTGACATTTCTATGGGCCTACCTTTACGATGAATGAGTGGGTCAAACTGTGACATTTTCTATGGCTACTTTGCGTGGTTTCCTAATTTAAGGAATAAAACGAACGTCATTTGACTAAAAAAACTGTATGTGATAAATATATGGTTTTTGTTATGATAATACTTACAGTTTTAtcatttatagatatataaaaacgaaGGCAAAAACTTTATATCTGCAAAAATAAGGGATACCGATATAAAGATAAATAGATACTACTTTTTATGATGAGGAAAATGGTAAACAAAAGTCTGTGATATTATATTTTGCATAGTTTTCTGGAAAAAGGTCATATattggaaacaaaacaaatagttTCAAAAACGTCATTTAAAACCGAACAAGAGGGAGGGAGAATCATttagttaaataatttaatttcttttatttttatcaaattcatTCAAAATAGTGTATGGATGCAGAAATTCTCGTTTTTGCCCTTCCATCTTTATTGGGTAGATTAGatttagaagaaaataaattgtttaatctaaaccaaaaaggaagaagaagctacctaaaaataaaattaacatgtTACTACGTATCTATCTATCCACTTGTCTAAATTAAACCGTCTCCATCTGTCCTATAAATGGCGAACCAGATAGAATCGTCCAGAAAAAGACACAACAAAAGATATCAAAATAATCAGAGAGAACAGAATTCACCTCAAAAATCAACAAAAGTTCTTCTCGACGCAAGAAAAAGGTTGAAGATTCCGCGAATGTATTATTCCATTCGATCTCTAGACTCTTCTTTTGTATCGAATGGAATATTTTTGTCTTGTCACTATGGAGATTCCTTCTGATTCTTCCATTCACAAACATTTCTTTTGTAAACTTTAAGTTTTGAGGGTTAAAGAAGTTGAACACTGCTCTCGAGACTATGGCCTTGTCGGTATCTTCTTCCAAGTTGTCAACAGgtattaataaaaagaattctTGAAAATGCACCTTTATTACAACACAAGTTCCTAATATTTGGTTTTAGGTGTTGAAGATGATAAGAAGCAGGAGGCATTTCTTTTCCCTAAATTTGTCGTAATGGGTCATAGGGGATTTGGGATGAACATGCTTCAATCTCCGGACGAAAAAATGAAATCAATCAAAGAAAAttctattctttctttcaatGTTGCGGCAGATTTTCCTATTGACTTTGTTGAGTTTGATGTCCAGGTTTGGATTTTTACCTAGAATATCttcataatttgtttttgttttacaagAAAATAACAACAAACCACAGGTAAATTCAAACCACAAGTTTTAGTGTTAAAATGCATTGCTTTTAAAATCGTAAATGTAAACGCCAAGCACAAATTCCCAACACAAAcactaaacaaaaaatgaaaggaGAAACTCCATTtgcaaaaacatttaaaatttcgTGTggaacatttattttgaaaataagtgCAAATTGCATAAACTTGCGTTTGAAACAATGACGACATCTATATAAGGAATGTAACTATTTTTGTAGGTGACAAGAGATGGCTGTCCTATAATTTTCCATGATAACTTTATCTTCACGCAAGAACAGGTTAGGTTTTCCCATTAACTTTATTTTCCACACAAATAATCTTGTTactggtaatttttttttgttctgattAGCAAAGTTGGCATTAAATTTTTCAGGGAGTCATCATTGAGAAAAGAGTAACGGAAATGGCCTTACATGAATTTATCTCTTATGGACCCCAAAAGGATGGTGCAAATGTGAATCCTATGTTCAGAAAGACAAAAGATGGAAGAATCTTTCAGTGGAAAGTCGTTAAGGATGATCCTTTGTGCACCCTTAAAGATGCCTTTGTAAAAGTTAAACGCTCTCAAGGATTCAATATCGAGCTCAAATTCGATGATAATGTTGTGTATGGAGAAGAAGAGTTACGTCAAACTCTTGAAAACATCTTgaacgtaaaaaaaaaacatattcttCACTCATctgatttttggttttgttgtgTTGCTTTGGTAGATAAATCTGTTATTGAACAGGTTGTGGATGAGCATGCAGATAACCGGCCCATAATCTTCTCGAGCTTTCATCCTGATGCGGCTCGACTCATCAGGAAATTGCAAATGACCTATCCTGTAATATTGCTTCTTTAGTTTCCTTTTCTCTAATCCATACCATTATCCCATCGATCAGTGACTTCGAACCAGAAACTGAAGTTTGAAATAATTGAGGCTTAATCTTTTACGTGGTTTAGTTATTTATTGAAATGCATATATACGTTTAGGTATTCTTCTTAACAAATGGAGGATGTGAGATCTATGCGGATGTAAGAAGGAACTCACTGGACGAAGCCATCAAGATTTGCAAAGAAGGCGGTTTGCAAGGGATTGTTTCCGAGGTTAAGGCCATATTAAGAACCCCCAACGCAGTCACTCTAGTCAAGGACTCAAAACTTTCACTTATATCCTATGGCCAGCTTAAGTACACAGAAATAAACATCCTTTTGGTTTCATATTGTGTTCTTATATCTCTAGCCTCCTCTATTTTATCCTGAAATGTATTATCATTAAAAATTTCAGCAATGTCGTGGAAGTGGTTTACTTACAATATCTGATGGGTGTGGAGGGAGTGATCGTTGATATGGTCATGGAGATCTCTGAAGCTATCGCCAGTATCGAGGCTAGGaatgaggaagatgatgaagaagacgatggAAGAAAGTGTCTGATTCTGCTCGGAGAGGAGAGTAAAAAGGTGAAGATTTCTAGTGATGCGATCGCTATCTTAACAAAGTTCGTACCAAAGACTACTTTATTTGTTCAACAATGAAGTTTTTGAGTTAATTATTCGGCTTGTAAATAGACTATTTCTTACTACATTTTTTCTATTTGTGCGTGTCATTCTTCGGCAAGGACCTTgctaatattttctttttacttcCAATTTTATCTGATGTGAAATAGACTCGTTAATTAGGCGGTTTTAATATTAACTAGATGTTTGTCCGCCAATTCGCTGATACATATACTTTTTAaactttgaaaataataatatttattatttttttgacaaattataatatttttttttcaatattgaatgcatattttatttgttatatattcgCTAAATAAACAGATTGATATCTTTTGTTATCTTTTATAAACTCATgcatatatttcatttatattcTCTAAATAAACAGATGAATTCTctaaaatcaaatgaaaaaaattaagttcAAATGTACATAAATGAATATAAGGTTAATTGTTCTAAACTCATGcatatataagtttttttttaaaatgcaaCAATTAGCtgatatttatttcatttattggACATGAGATTACAAAGCAACATATAATTTAAGCCACGATAAGTTTGAATGGAATAGAAAAAAGCACACTATGTCAAAATAGATCtcaaaaaaattcatttgtatGCGCTGCTTTTTCACTAAAATATACCTATGatccatatttatataaaactacaCAATCTCTTTAAACCCTATAAGGACATGCAAGTCATATTATTTCAAAGATAAGTCTATTGATCTCTTTATGTtaagtatatattttctgtttgactacttaatttttttaagtagttttatttttgttggtaAGATCCTATTTTGGTCCTCTATTACCAATATATGTATTATCGGTTTGATTAGCTATATCGCTGTtgaccttttaaatttttttggaaCATGTTTTTATTGGTATTCTAATACTAATTCATGAAAACATTAATAGCTACCcccttttcattttaaatgtaacttaaactttatataaaatagagcttaaaatttattatattcttatGGTACAccacataatttattttctcttagtaagagtttttttttgaaaattgcattaaaaatctaaactaaattttttaaaaaaatatgaaatgagtATTTAGAAAGTAAAAAAGGTAATACATAATTTGATATTAGATGATCTTACATGTTCTTTctaacaaatataaaactacaCAAATCGATTTAGGCAGTCAGAATGAAAAATATGTActtaacaaaaagaaatcaattTACTTATCTTTGAATGATGTATCAGAGTCCATCCTTCTAGGGGTTTAAGGTGTATTGgaaaattttatacaaatatcgatcttatgtttattttagtgaaaaccagcacatataaatgaaaaattattgaCTTCCAGTTTGACGTCATGTGGATATATGCTATTCTATTCAATCATATCGATGATTAGATTTGATACTGAATCCCATAGTAGTTTGCAATTTgtttttatagttataataaatCAGTTTGATATCATGTGGATTTACGCTATTTCATTCAATCATTTCAGTGATTTTATTCTGTTATAATCTCATAGGAAcatgtaatttgttttttagttCAAATACGAGagtataacaaaataaaatataatcaccAATACAATTAAATGGAATATCGTAAAACCCCACAACATCAAACTTATCTAATATAACTATAAAAAAGTGCATGTAACTAAGAGAttcagaataaaatatatatcccTGATAAGTTTGAATGAATAGCAAAAAAACACACACTATATCAAGTTGGAGctcaatttttttcatttgcatgtgttgttttttttatcacCAACTTAAAGAACACATGTAAGATGCATGTGCTGttttttcactaaaataaaCCTAAGctcaatatttatataaaaataccaTATCGCCTTTAAACCATATAAGAACAGACGAGGCATGTAATTCAAAGATAAGTCTATTGATCGTTTTATGTTAagtaaatattttctatttgacTAGTTACATTTTTTAggtagttttatatttttttaaaataatcctATTATGGTCCTATTTTATCATTATATCTATTACCGGTTGACTAGCTATATCGCTCTTGAcattttttatactttttggaaaaaaaattatttgtccTCTAATATCAAttcatgaaaaatattaatagttactctatttaaattttaagtttacctgaaaatttatataaaatatttaaaaaccttcagtttaaaatacattttataattttgttggtACAACACATAATTTACTTTCTCTTAGTAAGAGTATTTAACTATGATTTTTTGAAATGcattaaaatctaaattaacctttatttttaaaaaaaaaaattgaaataagcGACACCAAAACCATTTAGCAAGTCAAATaggtaataaataaatataagatatCAAATACAATTTAGgtagtcaaaataaaaaataccaCTTAACATTAATAAATTAGTTGTCTTATCTTTGAATGACGCCTTATCGTCTGTCCTTCTGAGGTTTTAAGTGGCGTTGGGagattttatacaaatatggaTCTTATGTTTATTTTAGTGAAAAACAACACGTATAAATGAAAAACTATTGACATCCAGTTTGATGTCGTGTGGATATACGCTATTCTATTCAATCAAATCAATGATTAGATTTCATACCGAATCACGTAATAATGtgcaatttatttttattgttctaATCGATCAGTTTGATGTTGTGTGGATTTATGTTATTCCATTCAATCTTTTTagtgattaaattttattctgtTTTAATTTCATAGGAACTAGAAATTTGCTTTTTTAGTTCCAATATGAGAGTATAACAGAATAAAATATAACCACCAATACAATCAAATGGAATATGGTAAAACCCCACAACATCAAACTTATctattacaattataaaaagCATATGTTAATACAAGATTCATAATAAAATCTAATCCCTGATAAGTTTGATGGAATAGAAAAAACACAATACATAAAACTAGATCTCAAAAGTTTTTCACTTATATGTGCTGCTTTTTAACTAAGATGAACCTAAGCtccatatttatatacaaaataccACAGCCCCTTAAAATCCTACAAGGACAGATGAGACATGTCATCCAAAGATAAGAATATTGTATTAGGTAGTATATATTTTCTGTCTGAATACTTAAATTGTTTTAGGTAGTATATATTTTCTGTCTGACTACTTAAATTGTTTTAggtagttttatatttgttgGAATGATCCTAGTATGGTTCTCTATTATCAACATATGTATTACCGGTTTAATTACCTATATCGCTTttggtatttttatatttttagaaaatattttattggtcCTCTAATATCGATTCAtgaaaacattaataattactcccttttcattttaaattt includes:
- the LOC108827924 gene encoding casein kinase 1-like protein 8 isoform X2; the protein is MDRVVGGKYKLGRKLGSGSFGELFLGKNVQTGDEVAVKLEPARARHPQLHYESKLYMLLQGGTGIPHLKWYGVEGEYNCMVIDLLGPSLEDLFNYCSRRFNLKTVLMLADQMLNRVEYMHVRGFLHRDIKPDNFLMGLARKANHVYIIDYGLAKKYRDLQTHRHIPYRENKNLTGTARYASVNTHLGIEQSRRDDLESLGYVLMYFLRGSLPWQGLRAGTKKQKYDKISEKKRLTPVEVLCKSFPPEFTSYFLYVRSLRFEDKPDYPYLKRLFRDLFIREGYQFDYVFDWTILKYPQFGSSSSSSSKPRSSLRPALNPPVPSAERPEKPSAGQDSRERFSGAFLEAYARRNGSGSGAVQTDRSRPRTSENVLASSKDTTTPNYERIERPISSTRHASSSRKAAIVSSVRATSSADFTESRSSRVVPNNGRSSTAQRTQHVPDPTTTRPSSSSFSRAAPSRTARDITLQNFELLTIGNGKRK
- the LOC108827924 gene encoding casein kinase 1-like protein 8 isoform X1 codes for the protein MDRVVGGKYKLGRKLGSGSFGELFLGKNVQTGDEVAVKLEPARARHPQLHYESKLYMLLQGGTGIPHLKWYGVEGEYNCMVIDLLGPSLEDLFNYCSRRFNLKTVLMLADQMLNRVEYMHVRGFLHRDIKPDNFLMGLARKANHVYIIDYGLAKKYRDLQTHRHIPYRENKNLTGTARYASVNTHLGIEQSRRDDLESLGYVLMYFLRGSLPWQGLRAGTKKQKYDKISEKKRLTPVEVLCKSFPPEFTSYFLYVRSLRFEDKPDYPYLKRLFRDLFIREGYQFDYVFDWTILKYPQFGSSSSSSSKPRSSLRPALNPPVPSAERPEKPSAGQDSRERFSGAFLEAYARRNGSGSGAVQTDRSRPRTSENVLASSKDTTTPQNYERIERPISSTRHASSSRKAAIVSSVRATSSADFTESRSSRVVPNNGRSSTAQRTQHVPDPTTTRPSSSSFSRAAPSRTARDITLQNFELLTIGNGKRK
- the LOC108827925 gene encoding glycerophosphodiester phosphodiesterase GDPD3 isoform X1, yielding MALSVSSSKLSTGVEDDKKQEAFLFPKFVVMGHRGFGMNMLQSPDEKMKSIKENSILSFNVAADFPIDFVEFDVQVTRDGCPIIFHDNFIFTQEQGVIIEKRVTEMALHEFISYGPQKDGANVNPMFRKTKDGRIFQWKVVKDDPLCTLKDAFVKVKRSQGFNIELKFDDNVVYGEEELRQTLENILNVVDEHADNRPIIFSSFHPDAARLIRKLQMTYPVFFLTNGGCEIYADVRRNSLDEAIKICKEGGLQGIVSEVKAILRTPNAVTLVKDSKLSLISYGQLNNVVEVVYLQYLMGVEGVIVDMVMEISEAIASIEARNEEDDEEDDGRKCLILLGEESKKVKISSDAIAILTKFVPKTTLFVQQ
- the LOC108827925 gene encoding glycerophosphodiester phosphodiesterase GDPD3 isoform X2, with the protein product MALSVSSSKLSTDDKKQEAFLFPKFVVMGHRGFGMNMLQSPDEKMKSIKENSILSFNVAADFPIDFVEFDVQVTRDGCPIIFHDNFIFTQEQGVIIEKRVTEMALHEFISYGPQKDGANVNPMFRKTKDGRIFQWKVVKDDPLCTLKDAFVKVKRSQGFNIELKFDDNVVYGEEELRQTLENILNVVDEHADNRPIIFSSFHPDAARLIRKLQMTYPVFFLTNGGCEIYADVRRNSLDEAIKICKEGGLQGIVSEVKAILRTPNAVTLVKDSKLSLISYGQLNNVVEVVYLQYLMGVEGVIVDMVMEISEAIASIEARNEEDDEEDDGRKCLILLGEESKKVKISSDAIAILTKFVPKTTLFVQQ